One window of the Nicotiana tabacum cultivar K326 chromosome 4, ASM71507v2, whole genome shotgun sequence genome contains the following:
- the LOC107780579 gene encoding phosphoglucan phosphatase LSF2, chloroplastic: MVTIYRKKYRKKDLRPHSDSETKREMGTIWNSTCPIQKNPFLFPSLTKKYANSFCNFTNKSVQISCKLPGSEVEENYTSRSVSSNKMEEYNLAMKRMTRNPYEYHHDLGMNYTLITENLIVGSQPQKAEDIDHLKKEEKVAFILNLQQDKDIEFWGIDLQSIVRRCSELGIHHMRRPARDFDPDSLRGVLPKAVSSLEWAISEGKGRVYVHCTAGLGRAPAVSIAYMFWFCGMDLNTAYDTLTSKRPCGPNKRSIRAATYDLAKNDQWKEPFENLPDYAFADVADWERTLIQDRVRGLRDT; this comes from the exons ATGGTGAccatatatagaaaaaaatatagGAAGAAGGACCTGAGACCACATTCAGATTCAGAAACAAAGAGAGAAATGGGAACTATCTGGAACTCCACCTGCCCAATTCAAAAGAATCCATTTTTATTCCCTTCTTTAACCAAGAAATATGCAAATTCCTTTTGCAATTTCACCAACAAGTCCGTCCAAATTTCTTGCAAACTTCCTGGAAGTGAAGTTGAAGAAAATTATACTAGCAGAAGCGTCTCAAGTAATAAGATGGAGGAATACAACTTAGCTATGAAGCGAATGACGAGGAATCCTTATGAATATCACCATGATCTTG GAATGAACTACacattgataacagaaaatcTCATTGTTGGCTCCCAGCCCCAGAAAGCTGAAGATATAGATCATTTGAAAAAAGAGGAGAAGGTCGCTTTTATACTAAACTTGCAGCAGGACAAAGATATTGAGTTTTGGGGAATAGACCTCCAGTCTATAGTCAGAAGATGTTCAGAGCTTGGAATTCATCACATGAGAAGGCCT GCGAGAGATTTTGATCCAGATTCCTTAAGGGGTGTATTACCTAAAGCTGTTTCATCACTAGAGTGGGCAATTTCAGAAGGAAAAGGAAGAGTGTACGTACATTGCACTGCTGGATTGGGAAGGGCTCCTGCTGTTTCAATTGCTTATATGTTCTGGTTTTGTGGAATGGAT CTAAATACCGCCTATGATACACTCACATCAAAGAGACCCTGTGGGCCCAACAAAAGGTCGATACGAGCAGCTACTTATGATTTGGCTAAAAATGATCAGTGGAAGGAGCCGTTTGAGAATCTGCCAGATTATGCCTTTGCTGATGTAGCAGATTGGGAAAGGACACTGATTCAAGATCGTGTCCGGGGCCTTCGTGACACTTGA